In one window of Janthinobacterium sp. 1_2014MBL_MicDiv DNA:
- a CDS encoding DUF2167 domain-containing protein has protein sequence MLKRLLAALLCLTLSGLMAAAHAEEKASATEMTAEQFLDQLHLQRGKITLPGGIATLDLPANFRYLSPADAERVLVDAWGNPPGMESLGMIVPAKISVLERDSWGVVVTYEKEGHIKDDDADSIKYDELLKDMQASVLENNAERKKQGYPGIHLMGWAEKPSYAKETHKLYWAKDLMVDGGEHSLNYNVRVLGREGVLNLNAIASMQQIATIKQEMRQVTAFTEFTEGNRYADFDSKTDKVAEYGLAALVAGGVASKMGLFGKLLALLLAFKKVLILAVVGAGAAIVKFFGGKRKETQPQPAPQPDADEQSGHAPDGKVNLDK, from the coding sequence ATGTTGAAACGCCTGCTGGCAGCCCTGCTGTGCCTGACCCTCTCCGGCCTGATGGCCGCCGCCCATGCCGAAGAGAAGGCATCCGCAACGGAAATGACGGCCGAGCAATTCCTCGACCAGTTGCACCTGCAGCGCGGCAAGATCACCTTGCCAGGCGGCATTGCCACCCTGGACTTGCCAGCCAACTTCCGCTACCTGTCGCCGGCCGATGCCGAGCGCGTGCTGGTCGACGCCTGGGGCAATCCACCGGGCATGGAATCGCTGGGCATGATCGTGCCCGCCAAGATCAGCGTGCTCGAGCGCGATAGCTGGGGCGTGGTGGTGACGTATGAAAAGGAAGGGCACATCAAGGACGACGACGCGGACAGCATCAAGTACGACGAGTTGTTGAAGGATATGCAGGCCTCGGTGCTGGAAAACAACGCGGAGCGCAAGAAGCAGGGCTATCCCGGCATCCATTTGATGGGCTGGGCGGAAAAACCCAGCTATGCCAAGGAGACGCACAAGCTGTACTGGGCCAAGGATCTGATGGTCGATGGCGGCGAGCACTCGCTGAACTACAACGTGCGCGTGCTGGGCCGCGAAGGCGTGCTGAACCTGAATGCCATCGCCAGCATGCAGCAGATCGCGACGATCAAGCAGGAAATGCGGCAAGTGACGGCATTCACGGAATTTACCGAGGGTAACCGCTACGCGGACTTTGACAGCAAGACGGACAAGGTGGCCGAGTATGGCCTGGCGGCGCTGGTGGCTGGCGGCGTGGCCAGCAAGATGGGCCTGTTTGGGAAATTGCTGGCGCTGCTGCTGGCCTTCAAGAAAGTGCTGATCCTGGCCGTGGTGGGCGCCGGTGCCGCCATCGTCAAGTTCTTTGGCGGCAAGCGCAAGGAAACGCAGCCGCAGCCAGCGCCGCAGCCGGACGCGGACGAACAGTCCGGCCATGCGCCGGATGGCAAGGTGAATCTGGATAAATAG
- a CDS encoding ATP-binding cassette domain-containing protein, with protein sequence MPALLQLDRLSFALPDGRALFSDLQFTFAPQRIGLVGDNGVGKSVLARLLAGLEQPTSGAVRGDGTLHCVAQELDPQRYPTVAALAGMDGLLAALERIAAGSVDADDYALVGERWDAPAKLRQALDEIDLPHVEAGTPTASLSGGERQRIALRGAWLSQADWLLLDEPSNHLDARQRARLVAQIARWPRGLLLVSHDRGLLQHVDAIVELSSLGLRSYGGNYAFYAQQRAQEQAGFVAALQAEKAGARRGQREAQQQAERQQRRVGRGEREGREGNQSKLLLDAKKEKSQDSQGKLRLRAQEALQARLQRVLEARARCAPDAERLLLAPDSVVPNGKLLLELRALVLPYGQAQPLDLQLSGPRRLAVTGNNGSGKSTLLRVIAGQLAPAGGELRCHARVAWLDQHAGAHAGGLSAVQRLQERNSTLAEGELRTRLALLGIAGARATMPSHLLSGGERMKLALAAELYAQAPPQLLLLDEPDNHLDLASLQALEQMLLQYQGALLVVSHDQAFLNAINLDPAGLTLLK encoded by the coding sequence ATGCCCGCTTTGCTACAACTCGACCGTCTTTCCTTTGCGCTGCCCGATGGCCGCGCCCTGTTTTCCGATCTGCAATTTACTTTTGCCCCGCAGCGTATCGGCCTCGTCGGCGATAACGGCGTGGGCAAGAGCGTGCTGGCGCGCCTGCTGGCCGGCCTCGAACAGCCCACCAGCGGCGCCGTGCGTGGCGACGGCACGCTCCATTGCGTGGCGCAGGAGCTCGACCCGCAGCGCTATCCCACCGTGGCCGCGCTTGCCGGCATGGATGGCTTGCTGGCCGCGCTCGAACGTATTGCCGCCGGTTCCGTCGATGCCGACGATTACGCGCTGGTGGGCGAGCGCTGGGATGCGCCGGCCAAGCTGCGCCAGGCGCTCGACGAGATCGACTTGCCGCATGTGGAAGCCGGCACGCCGACGGCCAGCCTGAGCGGCGGCGAACGCCAGCGCATCGCCCTGCGGGGGGCCTGGCTGTCGCAGGCGGACTGGTTGCTGCTCGATGAGCCGAGCAACCATCTCGATGCGCGCCAGCGTGCCCGCCTGGTGGCGCAGATCGCGCGCTGGCCGCGCGGCTTGCTGCTGGTCAGCCATGACCGCGGCTTGCTGCAGCACGTCGATGCCATCGTCGAATTGTCGAGTCTGGGCTTGCGCAGCTATGGCGGCAACTATGCGTTTTACGCGCAGCAGCGCGCGCAGGAGCAAGCTGGTTTTGTTGCCGCCCTGCAGGCGGAGAAGGCGGGCGCCAGGCGCGGGCAGCGCGAGGCGCAGCAGCAGGCGGAGCGCCAGCAGCGCAGAGTCGGGCGCGGCGAGAGGGAAGGGCGCGAAGGCAATCAAAGCAAGCTGCTGCTCGATGCGAAAAAGGAAAAGAGCCAGGATAGCCAGGGCAAGCTGCGCCTGCGCGCGCAGGAGGCGCTGCAGGCGCGCCTGCAGCGGGTGCTTGAAGCCCGCGCCCGTTGCGCGCCCGACGCCGAACGCCTGCTGCTGGCGCCGGACAGCGTCGTCCCCAACGGCAAGTTGCTCCTTGAGCTGCGCGCGCTGGTCTTGCCGTATGGCCAGGCGCAGCCGCTGGACTTGCAGCTCAGCGGCCCGCGCCGCCTGGCCGTGACGGGAAACAACGGCAGCGGCAAGTCGACCCTGCTGCGCGTGATCGCGGGGCAACTGGCGCCCGCCGGCGGCGAGTTGCGTTGCCATGCGCGGGTGGCCTGGCTGGACCAGCACGCGGGCGCCCACGCCGGTGGCTTGAGCGCCGTGCAGCGTTTGCAGGAGCGCAACAGCACCCTGGCGGAAGGGGAGTTGCGCACGCGGCTGGCGCTGCTGGGCATCGCCGGCGCGCGCGCCACCATGCCCAGCCACCTGCTCAGCGGAGGCGAGCGCATGAAGCTGGCGCTGGCGGCCGAACTGTACGCGCAGGCGCCGCCCCAGTTGCTGCTGCTCGACGAACCCGACAATCACCTGGACCTGGCCAGCCTGCAGGCGCTGGAACAGATGCTGCTGCAATATCAGGGTGCGTTACTTGTGGTATCGCACGACCAGGCGTTTCTGAATGCGATAAACCTTGATCCAGCGGGCTTGACATTGCTTAAGTGA
- a CDS encoding NADH:flavin oxidoreductase/NADH oxidase, which produces MSQLFTPFALGPLQVANRIAIAPMCQYSADNGNATDWHMIHLGHLALSGAGVLMTEATAVSPEGRISAEDLGLWSDANQAALAKVVQAIRRHAPVPLVVQLGHAGRKASSRAPWEGGACVRLADGGWQTVAPSAIAHAPGETVPLALDEMGLLQIKGAFVAAAQRVHALGIEGIELHAAHGYLLHQFLSPLSNHRTDAYGGSLDNRMRFPLEVFDAVRAAVPASVAVGVRLSATDWVDGGWEIEQSVRFAQELKQLGADFIHVSSGGISPQQQIPVGPGYQVAFAERIKRDSGLPTISVGLITEAQQAEDIIAQGQSDMVALARAILFDPRWPWHAAAQLGAQVQAPPQYWRSQPRELKQLFGDTTLGQR; this is translated from the coding sequence ATGAGTCAGCTCTTCACGCCATTCGCGCTGGGCCCCCTGCAGGTGGCCAACCGCATCGCCATCGCGCCCATGTGCCAGTACTCGGCCGACAACGGCAACGCCACCGACTGGCACATGATCCACCTGGGCCACCTGGCCCTGTCCGGCGCGGGCGTGCTGATGACGGAGGCGACGGCCGTCTCGCCCGAGGGACGCATCTCGGCCGAGGACCTGGGCCTGTGGTCGGACGCCAACCAGGCGGCGCTGGCAAAAGTGGTGCAGGCGATCCGCCGCCATGCGCCTGTCCCGCTGGTGGTGCAGCTGGGCCATGCGGGACGCAAGGCGTCGAGCCGCGCGCCATGGGAGGGGGGCGCCTGCGTGCGCCTGGCCGATGGCGGCTGGCAAACGGTGGCGCCGTCCGCCATCGCCCACGCGCCGGGCGAGACGGTGCCGCTCGCCCTCGACGAGATGGGCTTGTTGCAGATCAAGGGGGCCTTTGTCGCCGCCGCCCAGCGCGTGCATGCGCTCGGCATCGAAGGCATCGAACTGCACGCGGCGCATGGCTATCTGCTGCACCAGTTCCTCTCGCCCCTGTCGAATCATCGCACGGATGCGTATGGCGGCAGCCTGGACAATCGCATGCGTTTTCCGCTGGAAGTCTTCGACGCCGTGCGCGCCGCCGTGCCCGCCAGCGTGGCCGTGGGCGTGCGCCTTTCCGCCACGGATTGGGTCGACGGCGGCTGGGAGATCGAGCAAAGCGTGCGCTTCGCACAGGAACTCAAGCAGCTGGGCGCCGATTTCATTCACGTCTCCAGCGGCGGCATTTCTCCGCAGCAGCAAATTCCCGTCGGCCCCGGCTACCAGGTGGCGTTTGCCGAGCGCATCAAGCGCGACAGCGGCTTGCCCACCATCAGCGTGGGCTTGATCACGGAGGCGCAGCAGGCGGAAGACATCATCGCGCAGGGCCAGTCCGACATGGTGGCGCTGGCCCGGGCCATCCTGTTCGACCCGCGCTGGCCCTGGCATGCGGCGGCCCAGCTGGGTGCGCAAGTGCAGGCGCCACCGCAGTACTGGCGTTCGCAGCCGCGCGAATTGAAGCAGCTGTTCGGCGACACGACCCTGGGCCAGCGCTGA
- a CDS encoding DUF1993 domain-containing protein encodes MSVSMYQATIPVFIRGLRVVSALLEKGQAHVEEDGIVPEILLGAQLAPDMLDLTAQVQRVSDTSKMSVERLSGVPAPKFEDNEASFEQLQERIANTIAYIDSVNAGQMAGSAQKEVVLNWTDEGTTFSGDDYLLSFALPNFYFHVSMVHAILRNNGVAVGKLDYLGPYD; translated from the coding sequence ATGTCCGTGTCCATGTATCAGGCAACCATTCCCGTCTTCATCCGCGGCTTGCGCGTCGTTTCGGCCTTGCTGGAAAAGGGCCAGGCGCACGTGGAGGAAGACGGCATCGTGCCCGAGATCTTACTGGGCGCGCAGCTGGCGCCCGACATGCTGGACTTGACGGCGCAGGTGCAGCGCGTCAGCGATACGTCGAAGATGTCGGTCGAGCGCCTGAGCGGCGTGCCGGCGCCGAAGTTCGAGGATAACGAGGCATCGTTCGAGCAATTACAGGAACGCATTGCCAACACCATCGCCTATATCGACAGCGTGAATGCGGGCCAGATGGCGGGCAGCGCGCAGAAGGAAGTCGTGCTGAACTGGACTGACGAGGGGACGACCTTCTCGGGCGACGATTACCTGCTCAGCTTTGCCTTGCCGAACTTCTATTTCCATGTTTCCATGGTCCACGCCATTTTGCGGAACAATGGCGTGGCCGTGGGCAAGCTCGATTATCTGGGACCATACGATTAA
- a CDS encoding succinylglutamate desuccinylase yields the protein MTQAATQGAAQAVPGAGGLPPAVQALAQADFSAVAQLFANAGFTVALPSPGMLQVRKPGEGRASVAVSVGVHGDETGPIEVLAHLLDALSRDASALAVDLLVCVGNVDAIRAGKRFIDADLNRMFRPVRGSLAQAAESARADEMIAATAAFFGAAGPVRWHLDLHTAIRPSVYPTFAIVPDLVADDAKAQLIAWLGQAAIGAIIMNPQSAGTYSYYSAEHFGAAASTVELGRVGTLGQNDLSLFDDVSRALDGLLRGLPAQPVKAAPHVFKVAQEIIKHSDEFRMAFDRSTQNFTSLPQHAVIASDGEHVYTVQHAEELVVFPNPDVRVGLRAGLMVVRTS from the coding sequence ATGACGCAAGCAGCAACACAAGGAGCAGCGCAGGCCGTACCGGGCGCCGGCGGCTTGCCGCCGGCCGTGCAGGCGCTGGCGCAAGCCGATTTCAGCGCCGTGGCGCAGCTGTTCGCCAACGCCGGTTTCACGGTGGCCTTGCCTTCGCCCGGCATGCTGCAGGTGCGCAAGCCGGGCGAAGGCCGCGCCAGCGTGGCCGTCTCGGTGGGCGTGCATGGCGACGAGACGGGGCCGATCGAAGTGCTGGCGCATCTGCTCGACGCCCTGTCGCGCGATGCGTCGGCACTGGCCGTCGACCTGCTCGTCTGCGTGGGCAACGTCGATGCGATCCGGGCCGGCAAGCGTTTCATCGACGCCGACCTCAATCGCATGTTCCGCCCCGTGCGGGGGAGCCTGGCGCAGGCGGCGGAAAGCGCGCGCGCCGATGAAATGATCGCCGCCACGGCAGCGTTCTTCGGCGCGGCCGGCCCCGTGCGCTGGCACCTGGATTTGCACACGGCCATCCGTCCTTCCGTGTATCCGACGTTCGCCATCGTGCCGGACCTGGTGGCCGACGACGCCAAGGCGCAGCTGATAGCCTGGCTGGGCCAGGCGGCCATCGGCGCCATCATCATGAACCCGCAGTCGGCCGGCACCTACAGCTATTATTCGGCCGAGCATTTCGGCGCGGCCGCCAGCACGGTGGAGCTGGGCCGCGTGGGCACTCTGGGGCAGAACGACTTGTCCCTGTTCGACGACGTGTCGCGCGCGCTGGACGGCTTGCTGCGCGGCCTGCCGGCGCAACCCGTCAAGGCGGCGCCGCACGTGTTCAAGGTGGCGCAGGAAATCATCAAGCATAGCGATGAATTCCGCATGGCCTTCGACCGCAGCACGCAAAACTTCACGTCGCTGCCGCAGCATGCCGTGATCGCCAGCGATGGCGAGCATGTCTATACGGTGCAGCATGCGGAAGAGCTGGTGGTGTTTCCGAATCCCGACGTGCGCGTGGGCTTGCGCGCGGGATTGATGGTGGTACGTACCTCCTGA
- a CDS encoding glycine zipper 2TM domain-containing protein, whose product MNTTTTANRIHPLMAGAAISVTVLCLVGAASIAGILPNSRANAPAVPADVAAMTPASAAALAAPATAPVPAPLAAPVVAQAAPAPAPAPVVHKRVVHHTQVAQARPAYNDSNDGYRETAYREPVRQQQPAPAPAQPNYVGIGTGAVIGGLIGNQVGGGRGKALATVAGVIGGGMLGNAVQNQVQQPQR is encoded by the coding sequence ATGAACACGACGACCACCGCCAACCGCATCCACCCCTTGATGGCCGGCGCCGCCATTTCCGTCACGGTCCTGTGCCTGGTGGGCGCGGCGTCCATCGCCGGCATCCTGCCCAATTCGCGCGCGAATGCGCCAGCCGTGCCTGCCGATGTGGCGGCCATGACGCCGGCCAGCGCCGCTGCCCTGGCCGCTCCCGCGACGGCTCCCGTGCCGGCACCGCTCGCCGCGCCTGTCGTCGCGCAAGCCGCCCCGGCGCCAGCCCCGGCGCCCGTCGTGCACAAGCGCGTCGTGCACCACACGCAAGTGGCGCAGGCGCGCCCCGCCTACAATGACAGCAACGATGGCTACCGCGAGACGGCCTATCGCGAACCGGTACGCCAGCAACAACCGGCGCCGGCCCCGGCCCAGCCCAACTACGTGGGCATCGGCACGGGCGCCGTCATCGGCGGCTTGATCGGCAATCAGGTAGGTGGCGGCCGCGGCAAGGCGCTGGCGACCGTGGCCGGCGTCATCGGCGGCGGCATGCTGGGCAATGCAGTACAGAACCAGGTACAGCAGCCGCAACGTTAA